A genomic stretch from Setaria italica strain Yugu1 chromosome VII, Setaria_italica_v2.0, whole genome shotgun sequence includes:
- the LOC101777096 gene encoding ACT domain-containing protein ACR6, whose product MALMAAAAARMDDHDEYAKLVRGMNPPRVVIDNDASDDATVIRVDSVNSHGTLLAVVQVIADLNLVIRKAYFSSDGSWFMDVFNVTDRDGNKVVDASTISYIQKTLESDDWYYPEARNSVGIVPSEEYTSIELTGTDRPGLLSEVCAVLAAMGCAVQSAELWTHNTRVAAVVHVTDAEAGGAIEDACRIAGISARLGNLLRGQSDVRAGGGGAAGGLAQHKERRLHQMMFDDDRGGHAAAPVADADADADADADATTAAGGPARTEVSVTACAERGYSAVVVRCRDRPKLLFDTVCTITDMEYVVHHGTVSAEPGGGAYQEYYIRRVDGHAVRCEAERRRLVRCLEAAIERRTAEGLELEVRTGDRAGLLSDITRIFRENGLTIRRAEISSAGGEAVDTFYLSDTQGHPVEAKTIEAIRAQIGEATLRVKNNPFAAGDDAARKDADVAGAGTTAFIFGNLFKFYRPFQGFSLVKLYS is encoded by the exons ATGGCtctcatggcggcggcggcggcgaggatggacGACCACGACGAGTACGCCAAGCTCGTCAGGGGGATGAACCCGCCCAG GGTTGTGATCGACAACGATGCTTCCGACGACGCCACGGTGATCAGGGTGGACAGCGTCAACAGCCACGGCACGCTGCTCGCCGTCGTCCAGGTCATCGCCGACCTCAACCTCGTCATCCGCAAGGCATACTTCTCCTCCGACGGCAGCTGGTTCATGGACG TGTTCAATGTCACCGACCGTGACGGCAACAAGGTTGTTGACGCCTCAACCATCTCATACATCCAGAAG ACGCTGGAGTCTGACGACTGGTACTACCCGGAGGCGCGCAACAGCGTGGGCATCGTGCCGTCGGAGGAGTACACCTCCATCGAGCTCACCGGCACCGACCGCCCCGGCCTGCTCTCCGAGGTGTGCGCGGTGCTCGCCGCCATGGGCTGCGCCGTCCAGAGCGCCGAGCTGTGGACGCACAACACGCGCGTCGCGGCCGTCGTGCACGTCACGGacgccgaggccggcggcgccatcgaGGACGCCTGCCGCATCGCCGGCATCAGCGCGCGCCTCGGCAACCTGCTGCGCGGGCAGAGCGAcgtgcgcgccggcggcggcggcgccgcgggcggcctcgcgcaGCACAAGGAGCGGCGTCTGCACCAGATGATGTTCGACGACGACAGGGGAGGtcacgccgccgcgcccgtcgccgacgccgacgccgacgccgacgccgacgccgacgccaccaccgccgccggcggcccggCGCGGACGGAGGTGTCCGTGACGGCGTGCGCCGAGCGCGGGTACTCCGCCGTGGTGGTCCGGTGCCGGGACCGGCCCAAGCTTCTGTTCGACACCGTGTGCACCATCACGGACATGGAGTACGTGGTGCACCACGGCACTGTCAGCGccgagcccggcggcggcgcgtaccAGGAGTACTACATCCGGCGCGTCGACGGGCACGCCGTCCGGTGCgaggccgagcggcggcggctggtgcggTGCCTCGAGGCCGCCATCGAGCGGCGCACCGCCGAGGGCCTGGAGCTGGAGGTGCGCACTGGGGACCGCGCCGGCCTGCTCTCCGACATCACCCGCATCTTCCGGGAGAACGGGCTCACCATCCGCCGCGCCGAGATCTcgtccgccggcggcgaggccgtggACACGTTCTACCTGTCGGACACGCAGGGGCACCCCGTGGAGGCCAAGACGATCGAGGCCATCCGCGCGCAGATCGGCGAGGCCACGCTGAGGGTCAAGAACAACCCCTtcgccgccggggacgacgcGGCAAGGAAGGACGccgacgtcgccggcgccggcacgaCGGCGTTCATCTTCGGGAACCTGTTCAAGTTCTACCGGCCGTTCCAGGGCTTCAGCCTCGTCAAGCTCTACTCGTAA